The Candidatus Zixiibacteriota bacterium genome contains the following window.
GGGATGCCCTTCCCCATCGCATCGCCGATAACGATCCGGTTCATTCCGTGACCGTTAGCACTGAGGAAGTCGTAGTAGTCGCCCCCGACGTAGCGCGCCGCCAGCGATCTGACCGCGACGTCGAATCCGTCGATGCGGGCAATCGTCTGCGGCAACAAGGCGCGATGGATTTTACTGGCCAAGAACAGCTCCTGTTCGAGCTGGGCCTGTTCCTCAGGGCTGATGCAACCAAGACAGACCTGGACCACCGGTTGGACTTCCAGGCGATGGCGCTCGATATCGGTGTGGCACGACTGGCAGACACCATAGGCGCCCTCCTCGACGCGCCGTAGGGCCTCGACGACTTGGCTTAGCAGCCCGCGGGCCTTCTGAATATCCTCTTGCGGAATCCCGGATGCCGTCTCGAGCCAGGAATTGAGATTTCGCCGGCGCTCCAGCAGCAGTTCGCGAAAGTGGGTCAGATCGGCTTGTGTCATATCCCCTCCAAGTAACTCCGTACCCTAAGTTACGCCGTGGCGAGCGTTTTGGACATCACTTTTGTGCGTCAAGACGCGGCCGCGACAGCGGCCAAATTCATTGACACAACTGCTCAAATTTCTTAATCTTACAGGCAGTCGAAAGCCCCGAATCGGGAGATTTCGGGCGCCGGGACTACTCTACCATAACAGGAATAATCTTTAGTTGGAAAGGATATTATGAAGCTGAACAGCCGCGAGCAGGACGGTATTGTCGTCCTCGAGCCGAAGGGTAAAATCATGGGGGGGCCGGACGCCACTGCCCTCAAAGAGTCGATTCGCGACTACGTGAACGCCAACAAGAAGCGCGTAGTCATTGACCTGAAGGAAGTTGACTGGATGAACTCGACCGGGTTGGGGATCATGATTTCCTGCCTGAAGACGGTGAAGGAATCGGGTGGCGAGTTGCGCCTGGCCAATGTCACTGACAAGATCAAGTCCTTGTTGACGATCACCAAGCTGGTCACGGTTTTCGACACATACGACTCCACCGACGAAGCGATTTCGGCCTCGAAGTAAGCCGGGATTGAGCCCCAACGAGGATGGACAAGCCCGCAATCTATGACAATAAGATCATCATCCCATCCGATCAGACGCTGATTGGCGAAGTGGATGATTTCGTCGAATCGCGATTGCGCGCCCGCGCGGTCGACGATTCGATTATTGCCGACATCGCCATTTGCGCCACCGAGATCGTCAACAACGGGATCATTCATGGCAACAAGGACAATCGCCAGAAGACGGTGACCCTGGAGATGGTCTTCTCGGACACCGAGGTGGCGATCACGATCACCGACCAGGGGCAGTTCTTCGATCCTGGTGCCGTCGAGAACCCTGTTGACGACCGGAACTTGATGCGGGAGGTCGGACGTGGAATTTTCATCGTCCGCAACCTGATGGACCGCGTTGACATTCAGCCGGCTGCCGGTGGCGGCACGCAGGTGACTTTGGTGAAGAAGCTCACCTGATCCCGTTCTCGGGAGGGGAATTGAATCTGGAACTGGCCATAGCCGTCGTTTACCTGGCGTGCGCGGCCCTACTGTTCATCATTTCCGTACTGATTTTTCGCGAGGATTCGCGTAAACGCATTAATCGCGTCACCGCGTTGATGTTTGCGTTCGCGGCCTTCGGTCCACTCTTCTACGGCTTCGGCATCATTCTGGGCGACGCGGTTGCTGCCAAGAGCCCGGTTTACAACCTGGTGTATGTCTGGGAGCTGTTTTTCCCGCAATTGGTGTTCTTTGCGCTGGTGTTTCCCAGCGAAGCGCGCTTCTACAATCGCTTCCCACGACTCAAGTACATCATTTTTGTACCGCACGTCTTCCATCTGCTGCTGACGACGGTCTTCGCCAATCCGGACAAGCTGCTCAAGTTGGTTGAACCGAAGCGGTTTGGGTCCTTCGGTCGGGCGATCTTCGAGCCGCTCGAACCGATCTTTACGCTGCTCGCGACCGGATTTGCCATGTTGCTGGAGTCGCACATCAAGTGGTTCTCCGCGGTTAACTTTGTCTACGTGATTATCGCGGCGGCGATCCTGTACTACTCGACCCGGCGAGTGATGGCGGCGCAGTTGGTGACCCAGGTGCGGGTCGTGATTTTCGGCATCATCGCCGCCCTGGCCATGTACGTGGTGGCCTTCATTCTACCCGCAATCGGGCTGCTGGAATTGCCTCCGGCCGTCAAGAACCTGCTGACGCTGGCGGCGCTCGTGATCGGGGGCGGCGCGATTGTCTGGTCGATCGTGCGCTACCGGTTCATGGATGTGCGTCTGATCGTGCGGCAGTCGTTGGTGTACACTGTATCGTCGGCGCTGGTGGTCGGCGCGTACGTGCTGATGATTCGGCAGTTTGAGGATGTCGTTCAGTATTTGTTCGGCGTCGACGTGCCGGGATTGGATATCATCTTCATTATCGTGGCGCTGATTCTGTTTCAGCCGGTGATGAGCCAGATCGACGAACTGATCCGGCGATTCTTCATCCGGGATAAGTCCGATGTTCGCAACATCGCACAAACCTTCAGCCGCAAGGTGGCGTCGGTGTTCAATCTTGATGAGGTCTTTGCCTTGGCGCATGAGGTGCTGACGCGACAAGTACTGCTGGAACAGGTCTATATTTTTGTGCGCACGCAGCAGAACGGCGGTGTGCGCTGCATGGCTGCCAATGCCGGTGACGCCGATTTACCGGATGTAGCGATCGCCTCCGGACTGCAGACGGAGTTGGTCCGACGTAGCGGCGTCAATCGCATCGACGAGTTGCTTGGCGGCTTTCCCGACTCGGGGCTATTGCAGGCGCTGGCCGCACGTCGGGTGCGCTACATTGCGCCGCTGGTCTCGGGCGACGAATTGCTTGGCTGCGTGGCGAGTTCCGAGAAGGTGTCGGGATACCGGTTAAATTCCGAAGACGTCGCGACGATCTCGACGATCGCCGATCAGCTGTCGCTGGCAATCAACACATCACGACTGTACCGCGAATCGATCGAGAAGCAGCGACTGGTCGAGGAGATGAATTTTGCCCGCGCCATCCAGTTGGAGCTATTGCCGAAGGCGTTCCCTGCGGGTGACGGTTTCCACTTCTCGGCGTTTTCCGATCCGTCGCTGGAAGTCGGGGGGGACTATTTTGACTTTATCGAAACTAATCGCGGTACCATTACCGTAGTAATCGCGGACGCATCGGGCAAAGGGATGCCGGCGGCGCTATTGGTTAGTCAGATTCAGGCGGCGATCCGCACCGAGATCAAGCATCAAACGCCGCTCCCGCAGATGCTGGTCAATGTCAATGAGTTGCTGCAGCAAGAGGCGTTGAGCGACAAGTTTGCCACGCTATTTCTGGCGGATTTCGACCCGCAGACGCGCCGATTGCGCTATTCCAATGCCGGACACAACTATCCCATTGTGATCTCGGCGCAGGCCGAAGAAAGGGAACTCGATCGCGGCGGTCTGCTGTTGGGCGCATTTCACGATGTTGCCTATGAGGAGGGCGAAGTGCAGCTGCAGGCGAATGACATCTTGTTTATCTATACCGACGGGTTGAACGAAGCCTACAACGACGACGATGAACAATATGGCGAGGATCGCGCCGTCGCTGTGATCAAGAAGCATCGGCAGCTCCCGGCCGCGGAGATTCAGCAACGGATCATCGAAGACGTGCGCAACTTTGCCGCGCCCAACCCGTTGCAGGACGATATGACGCTGATCCTGCTGAAAGTGCATTAGAATGCAAACCAAAGACCCAATTTCAAGTTTCCGCTATTGTCCCAAGTGCCGGGCCGAGTTGCTGTTGGAAACGTATAATCATCGCCCTCGACGCATTTGCGGCATCTGTGGCTATGTCGATTTTCACAACCCCGTACCGGCAGCCGGCGCGATTGTGGTCAAAGATCGCCGACTGCTTCTGGTGCGCCGCGCCGAGCATCCGTACAAGGACGACTGGTGCATACCGGCCGGCTACATGGAGTGGGACGAGTCGCCACGCGAGTGTGCCGAACGTGAGTTGAAGGAGGAGACCGGGTTGGACATCAAGGCCGGAGAGGTCTTTGAGGTCTACTCTGGCACCGATGATCCCCGCACAAATGCCGTACTGATTCTTTACTTCTGTGAAGTGATCGGCGGGCAAGCGGTGGCCGGTGACGATGCCGCCGATTTGCGGTTCTTTGCCCTTGATGAAATCCCGAAGAATATTGCCTTTGAGGCCCATCGGCAGGCGCTCAAGGACTTGCAGCGCCGCTTCCCAAATCTCTTGGGATAGGATTACAATCGCGTAGAATCTACAGGTATGTACCGACTACTACTAACCCTCCTTCTGGGTCTTGTCCTCCTGATCGCAGTCTCGGCCGCCGCCCAGACTCAGCCTGATGTCGTCATCATGTTCGATCGCAACATGTGTACGATTGCAGTCAGGGGCTCGACCGATTCCGGCGACGTGAGTTTCCGGCTCGACGACGTGAGCGTCGATGGGCGCCGCATCACTGCCGGCCCAAACCTCCTGATCGAGGGCGATAGTTTGCGCCTGGGCACCTCCGGGGTCAATCTGAGTTCGCTGTCAGTGGCCGACGCCCAGCAGGCGGAAGGCAAGTATACCATCCGCCTCACCGATGCTTCCACGGCGGCACAATCGCGGCGCGGGCGCGCACCGGCTGATCGGTTCGGCTCGTTCTCGACTCTCGAGATCCCCGCAGCTGACTTTGTCCGTGGCAGCGTGTTTGCAGTCGGCGGTGAGATTGTCGTTCGCGGCGAAGTGAACGGCTACGTGGTCGTACTGTTCGGCGACGTCAATTTGACCGAGACCGCCGCGTGTCATCGTGATGTCTACGCCATCGGTGGCCGTCTGCAGCGGCACAACAAGGCGCGCGTATACGGGGCGCTACAATCAACGGATTCCTGGAAACGCAGCGATATTTTCCGGCGGCGCAAGCGGTTGTACGGTCACCGTCCAGTCGACTGGATGCAGCACGTCTCCTATAATCGCGTCGACGGCGTCACGCTGGAGGCCGGTGTTTCATTCCACTCAGAGGAAAACGCCATGCCGCGCTTCTTCGGACAAGTCGGTTACGGAATGTCTTCGGAACAGTGGAAGTACCGGCTCGGCTTCGATCAACGAATTTTCGACTATAACCAGTTGAGCTATGGTGGTTCGGTACATCGGCAAACCAAGACCGACGACGAATGGACCGCCGGCCGTGATGAGAATACGGCCTACGCTCTGCTCTTCAAACAGGATTGGCGCGACTACTATCAGGGGGAGGGCGCCGAGCTGTTCATCCAACAGGAGATCAACGCACGTCATGAGCTGCGGCTCACTTACACAGTGGAGGAGTTGGATTCGCTGCCCGCAAATCCGCGTCTGTGGTCGCTGCTGGGTCCGCGCGCATTTCGCTCAAGTTTCTCGCCGATTGACGAGGCTGAGCGACCGGCGGCGATGGCGGCATATAGCCGTGACGGCGCCGAACTGAACTTGAGCTATCGCTATCGGTCGAATCTGTATCAAGAAGAGGGTAAAGTCTCCGGCTGGTGGCTGCAAGCGCAGTATCAACACTCTTCGTCGGCAATTGCCTCAGAATTCAAGTACGACCGCTGCCGATTCGAAGTGCGGCGCTACCAGCTACTTAACGACTATCTGAGTTTCAACGGCCGCGCCGTTTACGGACAAACTAACGGTGAAGCGCCGCCGCACCGGAGGTTCTATCTGGGCGGCATCCGCACGCTCCGGGGGCACCCGATCAAGGAATATGACGGCTCGCGCCTTGCATTGGTCGATCTGGAGTATATCGTGAACCCGGTTCGGACGATCCTTGACTTCGTCGTGCTGTTCGATCTTGGAACAGTCGGTCACGATTCGGACTTTCTTTCCAAGAGCCGCTGGCGCGGCGACTTCGGGCTCGGCGTGATCATTGGGGAAGACGTGCGCATTGAGTTGACTCGACCCTTCAATGGCGACGCCAGCGACCTGCAACCGAGCGTGTTGATCGGCCGCAGTTTCTGAGCGTATTCGGATTGATCTTGTTCATCCCGCACCCGCCAAACGGCACCGTTTCCGGCTGAAACGACCGGGCTCTGCAACTCAAATCACCCTGGTGTCGACCGCGAGCCGAATTCCGCATTCGGGGGCCCGTTACCCCGGTTAACTAATTGGCGAATCAGCCGATACCAAACATGAAGACATCGACAGAGTACGAGGCTGAAGTCTTTCGAGGGAAGCGTATGCCGTTTAACAAGGACACTAAAGGACTGGAAAGAACCGACAAGTTCATCCTTCCAGTTGACCGCGAGTTCAGCAACGACGAAGCGCCGGAAAGCGCCGACGACCTGTTGTCGCGCGGCGCCAAATCCATCGACCAAATTCTCAAATCGCGTCCGAATCTGGCGACCGAGAAATCGAATACCGCCGAGATCGCCAATTACAAGACGCTCCTGGAAATCGCGGCCGCGGTCAACAGTACGCTTGTCACGGACGACATCCTGCAAATTGTCATGAAGCGCGCGATCGAGTTGCTGAAGGCGGAGCGGGGCTTCCTGATGCTCCTTGACGATGCCAATCAGCTCCAGTTCCGCACGGTTTATAATCTGTGCAAGGAAGAGCTGATGCAGGAGGATTTCAAGTACTCCGGTACCGTCGCCAATCGCGTGGCAACTTCCGGCATCGCCGAATACACCTCGGATGCGCAAAACGACGAACGCTTCTCCAAACAGGAATCAATTCGCAGCCTCAACCTGCGCTCCATCGTCTGCGTCCCCCTTAAGATTCAGGATAAGGTCATCGGCGTCATCTACCTCGACAGTTCGAGCGAAGGCCGGCTGTTCTTCGAAAGCGACCTCTACTTGTTCGAGCTGTTCGCCACGCAGGCGGCAATTGCGATCAATAACTCGCGGCTGTACGAGCGCATCCTGCGCCTGAAACGCTTCAACGAAAACATTGTCTCCAATACGCCGGTCGGACTCGTTGTGGTCAACGGCCAGTTTGAAATTCTGACGATGAATGCCTCGGCGGAACGGATCTTCGGCCAGCAGCTGGCGTCGACCGCGTCCGTGACGACGCTGCTCGATTCGTCCAACCTTGAGCGCTGGGAGCAGTCGATGAAGAATGTCCTGGCGACCGGCACACCGGAGA
Protein-coding sequences here:
- a CDS encoding BamA/TamA family outer membrane protein produces the protein MYRLLLTLLLGLVLLIAVSAAAQTQPDVVIMFDRNMCTIAVRGSTDSGDVSFRLDDVSVDGRRITAGPNLLIEGDSLRLGTSGVNLSSLSVADAQQAEGKYTIRLTDASTAAQSRRGRAPADRFGSFSTLEIPAADFVRGSVFAVGGEIVVRGEVNGYVVVLFGDVNLTETAACHRDVYAIGGRLQRHNKARVYGALQSTDSWKRSDIFRRRKRLYGHRPVDWMQHVSYNRVDGVTLEAGVSFHSEENAMPRFFGQVGYGMSSEQWKYRLGFDQRIFDYNQLSYGGSVHRQTKTDDEWTAGRDENTAYALLFKQDWRDYYQGEGAELFIQQEINARHELRLTYTVEELDSLPANPRLWSLLGPRAFRSSFSPIDEAERPAAMAAYSRDGAELNLSYRYRSNLYQEEGKVSGWWLQAQYQHSSSAIASEFKYDRCRFEVRRYQLLNDYLSFNGRAVYGQTNGEAPPHRRFYLGGIRTLRGHPIKEYDGSRLALVDLEYIVNPVRTILDFVVLFDLGTVGHDSDFLSKSRWRGDFGLGVIIGEDVRIELTRPFNGDASDLQPSVLIGRSF
- a CDS encoding NUDIX hydrolase, with product METYNHRPRRICGICGYVDFHNPVPAAGAIVVKDRRLLLVRRAEHPYKDDWCIPAGYMEWDESPRECAERELKEETGLDIKAGEVFEVYSGTDDPRTNAVLILYFCEVIGGQAVAGDDAADLRFFALDEIPKNIAFEAHRQALKDLQRRFPNLLG
- a CDS encoding SpoIIE family protein phosphatase; the encoded protein is MNLELAIAVVYLACAALLFIISVLIFREDSRKRINRVTALMFAFAAFGPLFYGFGIILGDAVAAKSPVYNLVYVWELFFPQLVFFALVFPSEARFYNRFPRLKYIIFVPHVFHLLLTTVFANPDKLLKLVEPKRFGSFGRAIFEPLEPIFTLLATGFAMLLESHIKWFSAVNFVYVIIAAAILYYSTRRVMAAQLVTQVRVVIFGIIAALAMYVVAFILPAIGLLELPPAVKNLLTLAALVIGGGAIVWSIVRYRFMDVRLIVRQSLVYTVSSALVVGAYVLMIRQFEDVVQYLFGVDVPGLDIIFIIVALILFQPVMSQIDELIRRFFIRDKSDVRNIAQTFSRKVASVFNLDEVFALAHEVLTRQVLLEQVYIFVRTQQNGGVRCMAANAGDADLPDVAIASGLQTELVRRSGVNRIDELLGGFPDSGLLQALAARRVRYIAPLVSGDELLGCVASSEKVSGYRLNSEDVATISTIADQLSLAINTSRLYRESIEKQRLVEEMNFARAIQLELLPKAFPAGDGFHFSAFSDPSLEVGGDYFDFIETNRGTITVVIADASGKGMPAALLVSQIQAAIRTEIKHQTPLPQMLVNVNELLQQEALSDKFATLFLADFDPQTRRLRYSNAGHNYPIVISAQAEERELDRGGLLLGAFHDVAYEEGEVQLQANDILFIYTDGLNEAYNDDDEQYGEDRAVAVIKKHRQLPAAEIQQRIIEDVRNFAAPNPLQDDMTLILLKVH
- a CDS encoding STAS domain-containing protein; translation: MKLNSREQDGIVVLEPKGKIMGGPDATALKESIRDYVNANKKRVVIDLKEVDWMNSTGLGIMISCLKTVKESGGELRLANVTDKIKSLLTITKLVTVFDTYDSTDEAISASK
- a CDS encoding ATP-binding protein yields the protein MDKPAIYDNKIIIPSDQTLIGEVDDFVESRLRARAVDDSIIADIAICATEIVNNGIIHGNKDNRQKTVTLEMVFSDTEVAITITDQGQFFDPGAVENPVDDRNLMREVGRGIFIVRNLMDRVDIQPAAGGGTQVTLVKKLT
- a CDS encoding GAF domain-containing protein codes for the protein MKTSTEYEAEVFRGKRMPFNKDTKGLERTDKFILPVDREFSNDEAPESADDLLSRGAKSIDQILKSRPNLATEKSNTAEIANYKTLLEIAAAVNSTLVTDDILQIVMKRAIELLKAERGFLMLLDDANQLQFRTVYNLCKEELMQEDFKYSGTVANRVATSGIAEYTSDAQNDERFSKQESIRSLNLRSIVCVPLKIQDKVIGVIYLDSSSEGRLFFESDLYLFELFATQAAIAINNSRLYERILRLKRFNENIVSNTPVGLVVVNGQFEILTMNASAERIFGQQLASTASVTTLLDSSNLERWEQSMKNVLATGTPENLPRCYLTIGEEEKVVSAKVSPLEDTDHHGRGLIIAIEDITEKTILENYVTISEKLIAKGEMAASIGHELNNFLAIISNNAELLQIRLNKGEVDKAERSVQAILDNIGKIKRFTDNLMDLSKLDQELVNYNVNHLIDDLLFTIKSQQRFKRVGFVVRMSPEIPDIEIDVGQIQQVFLNLLYNAADALDGGTGKSEIVLTTRREGDFVVATVRDSGCGIPTENLEKVFEPHFSTKQHGHGLGLSNCKRIVENHGGQISVQSKVGEYTEFKVTLPTNR